From Candidatus Methylopumilus planktonicus, a single genomic window includes:
- a CDS encoding CinA family protein: MTQSIIQDTCLQVSNALIKNHLRIALAESCTGGLVCQHLTNIPGSSAWFDRGFITYSNEAKIELLKVDPTTLLKYGAVSHEVASEMALGALKESHAQIALSITGIAGPAGGSTEKPVGTVFFAIAHQNKIIFNASKVFPGSRENIRESSCLFALNQVLALTLNPQV; encoded by the coding sequence ATGACCCAATCAATCATTCAAGATACATGCCTTCAGGTCAGCAATGCCCTCATTAAAAATCACTTGCGGATAGCACTTGCTGAGTCATGCACTGGCGGGTTAGTTTGCCAACATCTCACAAATATTCCTGGAAGCTCCGCCTGGTTCGACCGAGGATTCATTACATATAGCAATGAAGCAAAAATTGAATTACTTAAGGTCGATCCAACGACACTTTTAAAATATGGTGCGGTGAGTCATGAGGTTGCTTCCGAAATGGCTTTAGGCGCCCTTAAAGAGAGTCATGCTCAAATAGCTCTATCAATTACAGGCATTGCAGGTCCCGCAGGGGGGTCTACTGAAAAGCCTGTAGGTACAGTTTTCTTTGCTATTGCTCATCAAAATAAGATCATTTTTAATGCTTCAAAAGTCTTCCCTGGATCAAGGGAAAATATACGTGAATCTTCTTGTCTATTTGCACTAAATCAGGTCTTAGCGCTTACTTTAAACCCCCAAGTATGA
- the thiL gene encoding thiamine-phosphate kinase has product MSSEFEIIDQYFKKKMKQTALGVGDDAAIINIKKNCEIVISSDMLVENVHFLKNTNAAHLGWKSLAVNLSDIAAMGAIPKWATLSISLPKINHDWLKEFSKGFFKCADQFGIDLIGGDTTKGPLTISITIMGEIKKNKSLLRSGAKINDDIWVTGQLGMASMGLASLQGTLKLAPSLKIKCIKALETPTPKVLIGSHLSRYANSCIDISDGLIQDLKHVLKASTAGATLLLNEIPCDPFIHASKKYQFALSGGDDYELLFTAPKKHRLTIEKIAKKTKTATSIIGVITKNTSLKVIDQKGKSILFNPKGFDHFA; this is encoded by the coding sequence ATGTCTTCAGAATTCGAAATTATTGATCAATACTTTAAGAAAAAAATGAAACAGACTGCCCTCGGTGTGGGTGATGATGCGGCAATTATTAATATTAAAAAAAATTGTGAAATCGTTATTTCTTCAGACATGCTTGTAGAAAATGTTCACTTTCTAAAAAATACCAACGCAGCGCATTTAGGTTGGAAATCTCTTGCAGTTAATTTATCTGATATTGCAGCAATGGGTGCTATACCTAAATGGGCAACTTTATCGATATCGCTACCTAAAATAAATCATGACTGGCTGAAAGAATTCTCAAAGGGCTTTTTTAAATGTGCTGATCAATTTGGCATTGATCTTATTGGTGGCGATACCACAAAAGGTCCTCTGACTATTTCAATTACTATCATGGGTGAAATTAAAAAAAATAAAAGTCTATTGAGATCTGGCGCAAAAATAAATGACGATATATGGGTGACAGGTCAATTAGGCATGGCCTCCATGGGCTTGGCTAGCCTGCAAGGGACATTAAAACTCGCCCCTAGTTTGAAAATAAAATGTATAAAAGCACTTGAAACACCCACACCTAAAGTTTTAATCGGCTCCCATTTATCTCGCTATGCGAATAGCTGTATTGATATTTCTGATGGTCTCATTCAAGACTTAAAACATGTCTTAAAAGCTTCCACAGCTGGAGCCACTCTTTTACTTAATGAAATACCGTGTGATCCATTTATTCATGCATCAAAAAAATATCAATTCGCATTAAGTGGGGGCGATGATTATGAATTACTATTTACAGCTCCAAAAAAACATAGGCTCACTATAGAAAAAATTGCAAAAAAAACGAAAACAGCTACCAGCATCATTGGTGTGATTACTAAGAACACATCCCTCAAGGTCATAGATCAAAAAGGCAAATCCATATTATTCAACCCAAAAGGCTTTGATCACTTTGCCTAA
- the mog gene encoding molybdopterin adenylyltransferase, producing MKNKFTKIGLISISDRASKGEYEDQGIPHLKAWLQKALTSPFETIEKIIPDERPLIESSLIHFVDVELCDLILTTGGTGPALRDVTPDATLAIADREMPGFGEQMRQISLHFVPTAILSRQVAVVRKNTLIINLPGQPKSIAQTLEGLKNDQGEVIVHGIFAGVPYCIDLLNGSFIETHQDIVTTFRPKTK from the coding sequence ATGAAAAATAAGTTCACTAAAATTGGACTCATTTCAATTAGCGACCGAGCTTCAAAAGGCGAATATGAGGATCAAGGTATTCCTCACCTAAAGGCTTGGCTTCAAAAAGCGCTCACCTCCCCCTTCGAAACGATAGAAAAAATTATCCCTGATGAAAGACCGCTGATTGAATCTTCGTTGATTCACTTTGTAGATGTCGAATTATGCGATCTTATTCTTACCACAGGCGGGACAGGGCCTGCTTTAAGAGACGTAACGCCTGATGCTACCCTAGCCATTGCGGATCGAGAGATGCCCGGCTTTGGCGAGCAAATGCGTCAAATCAGCTTACATTTCGTCCCTACAGCTATTCTCTCTAGGCAGGTTGCAGTTGTGCGTAAAAATACACTTATTATTAATTTGCCCGGCCAACCTAAATCTATTGCCCAAACACTTGAAGGATTGAAAAATGATCAAGGGGAAGTCATAGTGCATGGCATTTTTGCTGGGGTACCTTATTGTATTGATCTTTTAAATGGCTCTTTTATTGAAACACATCAAGATATTGTGACGACTTTTAGGCCTAAAACTAAATAA
- a CDS encoding cryptochrome/photolyase family protein: MNKKYNNSLVWFRRDLRDYDHAALSHALQESKQVFCIFIFDKEILDVLKNKEDRRVEFIWESIKELKESLIQKKSDLIVIHSLASEAITRVIDSFKIDAIYINRDYEPHAIKRDEEIRNIAIKKNVDFYDFKDQVVFEKDEILTALEKPYTVFTPYKNNYLKKLSQTSIPRFDIEPFIENLAQFKSDPLLSLEDMGFKKTNLHQIKIHTGMTGGKLLVEDFKERIALYKKTRDFPAIKGVSYLSVHLRFGTLSIRQLFRLTQESFSEGAETWLNELIWREFYFQILFHRPDVALGRAFKKDYESIAFENNPDYFKAWTDGQTGFPIVDAAMRQLNQTGFMHNRLRMIAASFLVKDLLVDWRWGEAYFAEKLIDFDLSANNGGWQWAASTGCDAQPWFRIFNPITQSLRFDPQGKFIKKYVPELDKLSEDEIHSPWLSKNTNKIDYPKPIVDHAAQRIKALALYKSVKN; the protein is encoded by the coding sequence GTGAATAAAAAATATAACAACTCACTTGTTTGGTTTAGAAGAGATTTACGTGATTACGATCATGCAGCTCTTTCCCATGCGCTTCAAGAATCTAAGCAAGTTTTTTGTATTTTTATCTTTGACAAAGAAATTTTAGATGTCTTAAAAAATAAGGAAGATAGGCGAGTCGAATTTATTTGGGAAAGTATTAAAGAGCTTAAAGAAAGTCTCATCCAAAAAAAATCTGATTTAATTGTGATACATAGCTTGGCTTCTGAGGCTATTACCCGTGTCATTGACTCATTTAAGATCGATGCAATCTATATCAACAGAGATTATGAACCACACGCGATTAAGCGAGATGAAGAAATAAGAAATATTGCGATTAAAAAAAATGTCGATTTTTATGATTTTAAAGATCAGGTAGTTTTTGAAAAAGATGAGATTCTTACAGCGCTAGAAAAACCCTATACTGTTTTTACACCTTACAAAAATAATTACTTAAAAAAACTTAGCCAAACTTCTATACCTCGCTTCGATATTGAGCCTTTTATCGAAAATCTTGCTCAATTTAAATCCGATCCGTTACTGAGTCTTGAAGATATGGGATTTAAAAAAACCAACCTTCATCAAATTAAAATTCATACTGGCATGACTGGGGGAAAATTACTCGTTGAAGATTTTAAGGAAAGAATAGCGCTTTACAAAAAAACTCGGGATTTTCCAGCGATTAAAGGCGTTTCTTACCTATCCGTTCATTTGCGATTTGGAACACTTTCCATAAGACAGCTTTTTCGTTTAACGCAAGAGTCTTTTAGTGAAGGCGCTGAAACGTGGCTAAATGAATTGATTTGGCGTGAATTTTATTTTCAAATTTTATTCCATCGTCCCGACGTAGCACTGGGCAGAGCTTTCAAAAAAGACTATGAATCGATCGCTTTTGAAAATAACCCTGATTACTTTAAAGCTTGGACAGATGGCCAAACTGGGTTTCCTATTGTGGATGCTGCAATGAGGCAACTCAATCAAACAGGCTTTATGCATAATCGACTTAGAATGATTGCCGCCTCTTTTTTAGTCAAAGATCTACTTGTCGATTGGCGCTGGGGGGAGGCGTATTTTGCAGAAAAACTTATTGATTTTGACTTAAGTGCTAATAATGGTGGCTGGCAATGGGCAGCTTCTACTGGTTGTGACGCTCAGCCATGGTTTAGGATTTTTAACCCAATTACGCAATCTTTAAGATTCGACCCCCAAGGTAAATTTATTAAAAAATATGTCCCTGAGCTAGATAAGTTGAGTGAGGATGAGATTCACTCACCATGGCTCAGTAAAAACACCAATAAAATCGACTACCCAAAGCCTATCGTTGACCATGCCGCACAGAGGATTAAAGCTCTAGCCCTCTATAAGTCTGTTAAAAATTAG
- the recA gene encoding recombinase RecA — MDDNKSKALAAALAQIEKQFGKGSVMRMDDSEVIQDIQSVSTGSLGLDIALGIGGLPRGRVVEIYGPESSGKTSLTLSVIAQMQKLGGVAAFIDAEHALDPQYAAKLGVVVPDLLISQPDTGEQALEIADMLVRSGSVDIVVIDSVAALTPRAEIEGEMGDSHMGLQARLMSQALRKLTGNIKKTNTLVIFINQIRMKIGVMFGNPETTTGGNALKFYASVRLDIRRIGAIKKGDEVVGAETRVKVVKNKVAPPFRQAEFDVLYGEGISREGEIIEIGAQLNFVEKAGSWYSYNGEKIGQGKDNAREFLKENPKIAQEIEDKIRANSSTLSEAMTAPQETDETE, encoded by the coding sequence ATGGATGACAATAAAAGTAAGGCACTTGCTGCCGCATTAGCGCAGATCGAAAAACAATTCGGAAAAGGCTCCGTCATGAGGATGGATGATTCCGAAGTCATCCAAGATATCCAATCAGTTTCAACAGGTTCCTTAGGTCTTGATATTGCGCTTGGCATAGGTGGTCTTCCTAGAGGGCGTGTTGTTGAAATATATGGCCCAGAATCCTCAGGCAAGACATCTTTAACGCTATCAGTCATCGCTCAAATGCAAAAACTGGGTGGCGTCGCTGCTTTTATCGATGCTGAACATGCACTTGATCCTCAATATGCTGCCAAATTAGGTGTTGTAGTTCCAGACCTACTCATATCTCAACCTGATACAGGCGAACAAGCCCTTGAAATTGCAGACATGCTTGTACGAAGTGGTTCAGTCGATATTGTCGTCATAGACTCTGTAGCAGCTTTGACGCCACGTGCAGAAATTGAAGGTGAAATGGGTGACTCTCATATGGGCCTTCAAGCTCGTCTTATGTCACAAGCCTTAAGAAAATTAACAGGCAATATTAAAAAAACAAATACGCTTGTCATATTCATTAACCAAATTCGTATGAAGATTGGGGTCATGTTTGGCAATCCAGAAACAACCACGGGCGGCAATGCTTTGAAATTTTATGCGTCCGTGAGACTTGATATACGACGTATTGGTGCAATCAAAAAAGGTGATGAAGTCGTGGGTGCTGAAACAAGAGTTAAAGTGGTTAAAAATAAGGTGGCGCCTCCATTTAGACAAGCTGAATTTGACGTGCTTTATGGTGAAGGCATTTCAAGAGAAGGTGAAATCATTGAAATTGGTGCTCAATTAAATTTTGTTGAAAAAGCAGGGTCATGGTATAGCTATAATGGCGAGAAAATTGGCCAAGGCAAAGACAATGCCAGAGAATTTTTAAAAGAAAATCCTAAAATTGCTCAAGAAATTGAAGATAAGATTAGGGCAAACTCATCAACTTTAAGTGAAGCGATGACTGCACCTCAGGAAACAGACGAAACTGAGTAA
- the pmbA gene encoding metalloprotease PmbA, with protein sequence MKKNQFDLEHLKKIAEHTMHYAKSIGATASEVEVSYGTGKNVSVRLGSLETLEINRDKGFSVTLYNGQRKGSSSSSDLSMQSIEDTVEAAFNIARYTAPDPFFDLADKNLMATNMQDLDLHNAWDISIDDMIDLAKTCEASALGVSQKITNSEGASVSSSEGIFIYANSHGFMGGYPTSRHSIGCSVIGEEKSMMQRDYWYSSARHVEDLESGESVGKLAGTRTVSRLGAKKIHTCHAPVIFEAPIASGLISSLISAISGGNLYRQSSFLLNSLGEKVASEQLTIEEDPFLLRGDASSMFDDEGVATNSRLLVDQGTINGYLLSSYSARKLGMQSTGNAGGAHNLIVKTGNQNLQDLIKLMHKGLFVTELLGHGINMVTGDYSRGAAGFWVEDGVITYPVEEITIAGNMKDMLKQILAIGNDVYRNGSKHTGSILLEKMSIASS encoded by the coding sequence ATGAAAAAAAATCAATTTGATTTAGAGCATTTAAAAAAAATTGCTGAACACACAATGCATTATGCAAAGAGCATAGGCGCTACTGCATCTGAAGTTGAGGTAAGTTATGGTACAGGTAAAAATGTTTCTGTACGTTTAGGTAGCCTTGAAACGCTTGAAATCAATAGGGATAAAGGATTTTCTGTCACCCTTTATAATGGGCAGCGAAAAGGTAGCTCTAGCTCATCTGATCTATCAATGCAAAGCATTGAAGATACTGTTGAAGCTGCTTTTAATATTGCGCGCTATACAGCTCCAGATCCTTTTTTTGACTTGGCTGATAAAAATCTTATGGCGACAAACATGCAAGATCTTGATTTGCATAATGCATGGGATATTTCTATAGACGATATGATTGACCTTGCAAAAACATGTGAGGCTTCAGCGCTTGGTGTCAGTCAAAAAATTACAAATTCCGAGGGTGCTAGCGTTTCATCTTCTGAGGGTATTTTTATTTATGCTAATAGCCATGGCTTTATGGGTGGCTATCCTACATCTAGGCATTCGATTGGTTGCTCTGTGATTGGAGAAGAAAAGTCGATGATGCAAAGAGATTATTGGTATTCGTCCGCAAGGCATGTTGAAGATTTAGAGTCTGGTGAATCGGTAGGAAAATTAGCAGGCACAAGAACGGTCTCTCGATTAGGCGCTAAAAAAATTCATACGTGCCATGCGCCAGTTATTTTTGAAGCGCCGATAGCAAGTGGACTTATCTCATCTCTTATTTCAGCCATCTCAGGCGGTAATTTATATCGTCAATCCTCATTTCTTCTAAACTCGCTTGGAGAAAAAGTAGCAAGTGAGCAATTAACGATTGAAGAAGACCCTTTCCTTTTACGCGGAGACGCAAGCTCTATGTTTGACGATGAAGGGGTAGCGACCAATTCGAGACTGTTAGTTGATCAAGGTACCATCAATGGATATCTTCTATCTTCATACTCCGCCAGAAAGCTTGGCATGCAATCAACAGGTAATGCTGGTGGTGCGCATAATCTAATTGTGAAGACCGGCAATCAAAATCTACAAGACCTTATTAAATTAATGCATAAAGGTCTGTTTGTAACAGAGCTACTTGGTCACGGCATAAATATGGTGACAGGTGATTATTCTAGAGGTGCTGCAGGCTTCTGGGTTGAAGACGGGGTGATTACTTATCCAGTGGAGGAAATTACGATTGCAGGCAATATGAAAGATATGTTGAAACAGATTTTAGCTATTGGAAATGATGTTTACAGAAACGGATCGAAACATACAGGTTCGATCTTACTAGAAAAAATGAGTATTGCGTCTAGTTGA
- a CDS encoding regulatory protein RecX — protein MKLKLSEYAHTLELNEDALDLFISSLVSDGWLSNERYCEQFIHAKKNKFGRYKIIRELEEKGIEQALIEEHISPLKNQELLYAKQVWQKKFRLPPSSKEEWSKQARFLQSRGFDVSLIKKILNAKEE, from the coding sequence TTGAAATTGAAATTAAGTGAGTACGCTCATACGCTCGAATTGAATGAAGATGCATTAGATCTTTTTATATCGTCTCTTGTGTCAGATGGATGGCTTTCTAATGAGCGGTATTGTGAACAATTTATTCATGCAAAAAAAAATAAATTCGGGCGATATAAGATCATTCGAGAACTTGAAGAAAAAGGAATAGAGCAGGCTCTTATAGAGGAACACATAAGCCCTCTTAAAAACCAAGAATTATTATATGCAAAACAAGTATGGCAAAAGAAATTTAGACTCCCTCCCTCTTCTAAAGAAGAATGGTCAAAACAAGCGCGCTTTTTGCAAAGTCGCGGGTTTGATGTTTCGCTTATAAAAAAAATATTGAATGCCAAGGAAGAATAG
- a CDS encoding phosphatidylglycerophosphatase A — MPNLKFLIKHPSHFLALGFGVGLSKKAPGTLGTLVGIPIYLLISSYSFSIQMMMAFLFTIVGIFICNQTAHALKVKDPSAIVWDEISAFFLMLVIAHPLLNPLKIFELFVLFRIFDIWKPFPINYLDQHVGGGLGIMLDDYVAAFFALLIYFSMQ, encoded by the coding sequence TTGCCTAATCTTAAATTTCTAATAAAGCATCCCTCGCATTTTTTAGCGCTAGGTTTTGGTGTGGGACTTTCAAAAAAAGCACCAGGCACTCTAGGCACCCTGGTTGGGATTCCAATTTATTTATTAATATCGTCCTATAGTTTTTCCATACAGATGATGATGGCTTTCTTATTTACAATTGTAGGTATCTTTATTTGCAATCAAACAGCGCATGCACTTAAAGTTAAAGACCCTAGCGCTATTGTTTGGGATGAAATTTCGGCTTTCTTTTTAATGTTAGTCATTGCTCACCCTCTTTTAAATCCCCTTAAAATTTTTGAGTTATTTGTACTCTTTAGAATTTTTGATATTTGGAAGCCCTTTCCAATCAATTATCTAGATCAGCATGTAGGGGGTGGATTGGGTATTATGCTTGACGATTATGTTGCTGCATTTTTTGCACTACTTATTTATTTCTCAATGCAATGA
- a CDS encoding PDZ domain-containing protein, with the protein MQFKLIFIILNLFSMLAFAEETNLFQENYLTQSTTKFHSLQKKPDTKIYAGMNKEKDKIRMLEDGYDLMGTSAFQGAFTEPNQALKHAQSIEADVVLVYDRKINEMTRPERLRQLHAEMKKNSKGEKNTVIEVSEADLQDKNSKFDFYATYWAKLPQPILGLHVIKLIKTNSETKEKKEEVGLKVVAVIKDSPAFKSGIQKGDVILVLNDVNTESPEEFSKSVFKQQGNKVKIKYSRDDEEKVVVTELNRR; encoded by the coding sequence ATGCAATTTAAACTTATTTTTATCATCCTTAATTTATTCAGCATGCTGGCTTTTGCTGAAGAAACTAATTTATTCCAAGAAAATTATCTTACTCAAAGTACAACCAAGTTTCATTCCTTGCAAAAAAAGCCGGATACAAAAATTTATGCTGGCATGAATAAAGAAAAAGATAAAATTAGAATGTTAGAAGACGGTTATGACCTCATGGGCACCTCAGCATTTCAGGGGGCTTTTACAGAGCCTAATCAAGCTCTTAAGCATGCTCAATCAATCGAGGCAGATGTGGTTTTAGTATACGATCGTAAAATTAATGAAATGACAAGACCAGAGCGCTTAAGACAGCTTCATGCTGAAATGAAAAAAAACAGCAAGGGTGAGAAAAACACTGTGATTGAGGTGAGTGAAGCAGACTTACAAGATAAAAATAGTAAATTTGACTTCTATGCTACCTATTGGGCCAAGCTCCCTCAGCCTATTTTAGGATTACATGTGATTAAGTTAATTAAAACAAATTCAGAAACCAAAGAGAAGAAAGAAGAAGTGGGCTTGAAAGTTGTAGCAGTGATTAAAGATTCACCTGCTTTTAAATCAGGCATTCAAAAAGGGGATGTAATACTTGTATTAAATGATGTGAATACCGAATCGCCTGAAGAATTTTCTAAATCAGTATTTAAACAGCAAGGCAACAAAGTAAAAATTAAATATTCAAGAGACGATGAGGAAAAGGTTGTAGTCACTGAACTTAACCGTAGATAA
- a CDS encoding MlaA family lipoprotein has protein sequence MTKHISKFLVAILVTFVMFGCASQQNKDPLEGLNRSVYKFNEVVDKVALKPVAQGYQAITPTPVQTGVNNFFKNIRDVVTLVNELFQFKFKQAANTTGRIAVNTTVGVLGLFDVHSKAGGARTIEDFGQTLGYYGLDSGAYLVLPILGPSSTRDGIGFATDAFFFNPIGYIEDDTTRWLTIAAAVIDKRAELMADFDIRDKSFDPYAYMRDSYLQNRENLVKDGVEDPKGVRPSSIPFGN, from the coding sequence ATGACAAAACACATAAGCAAATTCCTCGTAGCAATCTTAGTCACTTTCGTCATGTTTGGTTGTGCTTCACAACAAAACAAAGACCCTCTCGAAGGTCTTAATCGTTCAGTGTACAAATTTAATGAAGTCGTCGATAAAGTAGCATTAAAACCAGTGGCTCAGGGATACCAAGCGATTACACCAACCCCTGTTCAAACGGGTGTAAATAATTTCTTTAAAAATATTCGTGACGTAGTCACACTTGTAAACGAATTATTCCAATTTAAATTTAAGCAAGCTGCTAATACAACAGGTCGAATTGCTGTTAATACGACTGTGGGAGTGCTTGGTCTATTTGATGTGCATTCAAAAGCAGGTGGCGCTCGTACAATAGAAGATTTTGGTCAAACGCTTGGTTACTATGGTTTAGATAGTGGCGCATATTTAGTGCTTCCTATTCTTGGCCCATCAAGCACTAGAGATGGTATTGGTTTTGCGACTGACGCATTCTTCTTCAATCCAATTGGGTATATCGAGGACGACACAACTCGATGGTTGACTATTGCTGCAGCTGTCATTGATAAACGTGCAGAGCTTATGGCTGATTTCGATATTCGAGACAAATCTTTCGATCCTTATGCTTACATGCGAGATAGTTATTTGCAAAACAGAGAAAATTTAGTTAAAGACGGTGTTGAAGATCCGAAAGGCGTTAGACCTTCCAGTATTCCATTTGGTAATTAA
- the yjgA gene encoding ribosome biogenesis factor YjgA → MAKDKDLENTTVSRTQLKLEAEKLQSLGLKLCELSVSKLKALTLPPDLFEAILAMQKITSNGAKRRQSQYIGKLMRKFDATELNTIMTFWDQQEIKEKQHFHNIELWRKKLVEEPGSINDFLIKFPTEEKLILLNTIKEAVEEKSKDKAPKYNRELFKLIKKIIEK, encoded by the coding sequence ATGGCAAAAGATAAAGATCTCGAAAATACTACCGTCAGCCGAACGCAGCTTAAACTTGAAGCTGAAAAACTTCAATCACTTGGATTGAAATTGTGTGAGTTATCAGTATCCAAATTAAAGGCGTTGACCTTGCCACCCGATTTATTCGAAGCCATTTTAGCTATGCAAAAGATTACGAGTAACGGCGCCAAAAGGCGTCAAAGTCAATATATCGGGAAGCTCATGAGAAAATTTGATGCAACTGAATTAAATACTATTATGACTTTTTGGGATCAGCAAGAAATTAAAGAAAAACAACATTTTCATAATATAGAATTATGGCGGAAAAAATTAGTTGAAGAGCCAGGAAGTATTAATGACTTCTTAATTAAGTTTCCAACTGAAGAAAAATTAATTTTATTAAATACAATCAAAGAAGCGGTTGAAGAAAAAAGTAAGGATAAAGCACCTAAATATAATCGAGAATTATTTAAGCTTATAAAAAAAATTATAGAGAAATAA